One genomic region from Skermania piniformis encodes:
- a CDS encoding carbohydrate ABC transporter permease translates to MAHRNTGRSSAPRRRPTAGAAGPLLWIGPALLLIAGIVFFPVLYMFWTATRDLSPYGQDRGPAGLANFRTLLQIDELPSVLWHTAVWVVGVVALTLLLSLALAQFLNKDFPGRKLVRLAVLVPWAASVVMTTTIFYYLLDPDVGIANRLLVDIGLLERGYGFTKQPGSAFLVAMAVAVFVSVPFTAYTILAGLQSIPADILEAARVDGARAGQRYRHIVLPHLRPAIAVATVVNIINVFNSLPILQVITGSIAGFRADTTTTLTFKLIRQNQQVDTAAAMSVLNFALIVVVVTIYVRATRPTRAAER, encoded by the coding sequence ATGGCGCATAGGAACACCGGTCGGTCGTCGGCGCCCCGCCGGCGACCGACCGCCGGCGCGGCCGGCCCGCTGCTCTGGATCGGGCCCGCGCTACTGCTGATCGCCGGGATCGTGTTCTTCCCGGTGCTGTACATGTTCTGGACCGCCACCCGGGACCTCTCGCCGTACGGTCAGGATCGCGGTCCGGCCGGCCTGGCCAACTTCCGCACGCTGCTGCAGATCGACGAACTGCCGTCGGTGCTATGGCATACCGCGGTGTGGGTGGTCGGGGTGGTCGCGCTCACCCTGCTCTTGTCGCTGGCCCTGGCACAGTTCCTGAACAAGGACTTCCCCGGCCGCAAGCTGGTCCGGCTCGCCGTGCTGGTGCCGTGGGCGGCGTCGGTGGTGATGACCACCACGATCTTCTACTACCTGCTGGACCCCGACGTCGGGATCGCGAACCGGCTGCTGGTCGACATCGGCCTGCTCGAGCGCGGCTACGGCTTCACCAAGCAACCCGGCTCGGCATTCCTGGTCGCGATGGCGGTGGCCGTGTTCGTCTCGGTCCCGTTCACCGCCTACACGATCCTGGCCGGGCTGCAATCGATTCCGGCCGACATCCTGGAGGCGGCCCGGGTGGACGGGGCGCGGGCGGGACAGCGCTACCGGCATATCGTGCTCCCGCACCTGCGCCCGGCGATCGCCGTCGCCACCGTGGTGAACATCATCAACGTGTTCAACTCACTGCCGATCCTGCAGGTGATCACCGGCAGCATCGCCGGATTCCGCGCCGACACCACCACCACGCTGACCTTCAAGCTGATCCGGCAGAACCAGCAGGTGGACACCGCAGCAGCGATGAGCGTGCTGAACTTCGCGCTGATCGTGGTGGTGGTCACGATCTACGTCCGCGCGACGCGGCCCACCCGGGCGGCCGAGCGATGA